A stretch of Synechococcus sp. MIT S9220 DNA encodes these proteins:
- a CDS encoding photosystem II S4 domain protein — MSLPRETLIEGLAEPEAMHRLIERAEDVLRTWQPSWSSFLSGPELEDSRRLESLTELRVVRDGGRPGTERCRLQLSRSDQELPLEPTPISGLRLEGNFLFDRAEPQDMRQALMDLGVKADELGDLWLRGDRGAQAVCTPEAALHLNGLTGQVRDVMLTVEAVSIDGLQWPAQRLPKQLTSVEASCRLDAIASAGFGLSRSKVIRQIKDGKLRLNWHPVRQASRELKVGDRLQLQDRGSVEVLNLETTKRDRWRVEMLRR, encoded by the coding sequence GTGAGTCTTCCCCGTGAGACGTTGATCGAAGGGCTCGCTGAGCCAGAGGCCATGCATCGCCTGATCGAACGGGCGGAAGACGTGCTGCGCACCTGGCAACCGAGCTGGAGCAGCTTTTTAAGCGGACCTGAACTGGAGGACTCGCGCCGCCTCGAATCGCTCACTGAACTGCGAGTGGTCCGCGACGGTGGAAGACCAGGCACCGAACGCTGTCGTCTCCAGCTCAGTCGCAGCGATCAGGAACTGCCACTTGAACCGACTCCAATCTCTGGATTGAGGCTTGAGGGCAATTTCCTGTTTGATCGGGCTGAACCGCAAGACATGCGCCAGGCCCTGATGGATCTTGGTGTGAAAGCTGATGAACTTGGCGATCTCTGGCTTCGGGGAGATCGTGGCGCCCAGGCCGTCTGCACACCAGAGGCCGCACTTCATCTCAACGGCCTGACCGGACAAGTGCGCGACGTCATGCTGACCGTAGAGGCGGTGAGCATCGACGGCTTGCAATGGCCCGCCCAAAGACTGCCAAAGCAATTGACCAGCGTGGAGGCATCCTGCCGCCTGGATGCCATCGCCTCAGCGGGTTTCGGACTGTCACGCTCCAAGGTGATTCGTCAGATCAAGGATGGAAAGCTGCGGCTCAACTGGCATCCCGTCCGGCAGGCGAGTCGTGAGCTGAAAGTCGGCGACCGACTCCAGCTTCAGGACCGTGGAAGCGTGGAGGTTTTAAATCTCGAAACCACCAAACGCGATCGCTGGCGAGTGGAGATGCTGCGCCGGTGA
- the murD gene encoding UDP-N-acetylmuramoyl-L-alanine--D-glutamate ligase: protein MTLSVVVGLGRSGIGAARLLKAQGSEVVVLEKAENDACTRKSAELRQQGIDVQLGQPLEISSFEPWLDEIDQVVISPGIAWTHPTLEALRTRGVPVKGEMALAWETLKKHPWIGITGTNGKTTVTHLLHHVLKHGGLKAPMAGNVGYSAAELALGCLEGSSPLPDWVVMEMSSYQIEAANDIAPRIGIWTTLTPDHLERHGSLDAYRAIKRGLLERSQLAILNGDDPDISRTRGGWGETQVSWVSTGQRCSDSASDRLNLSDDGWVCAGERKLFCANALAMPGKHNLQNMLLVTAAALEAGLPPETIESALRCFDGVPHRLESLGTVQGVAVFNDSKATNYDAAAVGLQSVPNPVVLLAGGQTKQGDAEHWLQLLKERSSAVVLFGAGADELRGLIEASAFPGTVSTHRDLDEAVPHALELARQQQAASLLLSPACASFDQYSDFEARGNHFRKLIETNRST, encoded by the coding sequence ATGACCTTGAGTGTCGTGGTCGGACTCGGACGCTCTGGAATCGGGGCAGCCCGTCTTCTCAAGGCCCAGGGATCTGAGGTGGTGGTTCTCGAGAAAGCTGAGAACGACGCTTGCACGCGAAAATCCGCGGAGCTCAGACAGCAGGGCATTGATGTCCAGCTCGGACAACCTCTGGAGATCTCCAGTTTCGAGCCCTGGCTCGATGAGATCGATCAGGTAGTGATCAGTCCTGGCATCGCCTGGACTCATCCAACTCTCGAGGCGTTACGAACCCGGGGAGTTCCAGTGAAGGGAGAAATGGCTCTGGCCTGGGAGACCCTCAAAAAACATCCCTGGATTGGCATCACCGGTACCAATGGGAAGACCACCGTGACCCATCTCCTCCACCACGTGCTCAAGCATGGGGGGTTAAAGGCTCCTATGGCCGGGAATGTGGGGTATTCCGCCGCAGAACTGGCTCTGGGTTGCCTTGAAGGCTCCAGCCCTCTGCCCGACTGGGTGGTCATGGAGATGAGCAGCTATCAGATTGAAGCGGCCAACGACATCGCTCCGCGCATCGGGATCTGGACGACGCTGACCCCTGACCACCTGGAGCGACATGGATCGTTAGACGCCTATCGAGCGATCAAGCGCGGACTGCTTGAACGGTCCCAGCTGGCAATTCTCAATGGCGATGACCCTGATATCAGCCGAACTCGCGGCGGCTGGGGAGAAACCCAAGTGAGCTGGGTCAGCACCGGCCAGAGGTGCTCAGACAGCGCCAGCGATCGGTTGAACTTGAGTGATGACGGCTGGGTCTGCGCAGGAGAGCGAAAGCTCTTCTGCGCCAATGCTCTCGCCATGCCTGGAAAGCACAACCTTCAGAACATGCTTTTGGTTACTGCAGCGGCTCTCGAGGCTGGGTTACCCCCGGAAACCATTGAATCAGCGTTGCGCTGCTTCGATGGGGTTCCCCATCGACTCGAATCGCTTGGAACCGTTCAAGGCGTTGCTGTTTTCAACGACAGCAAGGCAACCAACTACGACGCAGCTGCCGTGGGTCTGCAGTCCGTACCCAATCCGGTCGTGTTGCTAGCAGGAGGTCAGACCAAGCAAGGCGACGCTGAGCATTGGCTGCAACTTCTGAAGGAGCGCAGCAGCGCTGTTGTGCTGTTTGGCGCCGGAGCAGACGAGCTGCGCGGCCTGATCGAAGCATCTGCCTTCCCCGGTACTGTCAGCACGCATCGAGACCTGGATGAGGCTGTTCCGCACGCTCTGGAACTAGCCCGACAGCAGCAGGCTGCAAGCCTTCTGTTGTCGCCTGCATGCGCCAGCTTTGATCAGTACTCCGATTTTGAAGCTCGTGGCAATCACTTCCGGAAGCTGATCGAAACGAATCGATCAACCTAG
- a CDS encoding EVE domain-containing protein translates to MAYWLMKSEPDVYGIHHLEQEQTTLWDGIRNYQARNFMRTMAVGDQAFFYHSNCKPPGIIGLMEVTETGLVDPTQFDPSSKYHDPASKPEAPRWDCVRLAYRGRFQDILSLEDLRQSYQPEELAVVRRGNRLSILPVDDRIAQDLLKRLGSIQ, encoded by the coding sequence GTGGCCTACTGGCTGATGAAAAGTGAACCCGATGTTTACGGGATTCATCATCTTGAGCAGGAGCAGACAACTCTCTGGGACGGGATTCGCAATTACCAGGCGCGTAATTTCATGCGCACGATGGCTGTTGGCGATCAGGCCTTCTTCTATCACTCCAATTGCAAGCCCCCTGGGATCATCGGCCTGATGGAGGTGACGGAAACAGGACTGGTAGATCCCACTCAATTCGATCCATCATCGAAATATCACGACCCTGCGTCGAAACCCGAGGCACCACGCTGGGACTGCGTGCGGCTGGCCTATCGAGGCAGATTTCAAGACATCTTGAGTCTTGAGGACTTGCGTCAGTCCTATCAACCAGAAGAACTAGCCGTCGTTCGACGAGGCAATCGACTGTCGATTCTTCCTGTGGATGACCGAATCGCCCAAGACCTCCTCAAGCGACTTGGCTCAATTCAATGA
- a CDS encoding DUF2811 domain-containing protein yields MHLADQLQQAQASAPDQVVEAATAAEESAVSFQSELPQPLQQAMVAFIERCPNWDQYRLVQAALAGFLIQHGVESREITRLYVGNMFRRESLTQGV; encoded by the coding sequence ATGCATTTGGCCGATCAGTTACAGCAGGCTCAGGCATCAGCACCAGACCAGGTTGTCGAGGCGGCCACTGCTGCTGAGGAGTCAGCAGTGAGCTTTCAGTCCGAGCTTCCTCAGCCCCTGCAGCAAGCCATGGTTGCGTTCATTGAGCGCTGCCCGAACTGGGATCAATACCGCCTGGTTCAGGCCGCTCTGGCCGGATTCCTGATTCAGCACGGAGTGGAGTCAAGAGAAATCACGCGCCTTTATGTGGGCAACATGTTCCGTCGAGAATCCCTGACCCAGGGCGTCTGA
- a CDS encoding DUF1818 family protein, producing the protein MIQQEGPGWRLSRDPTRSVFSVLIGGEHWALELKESEACELASLITDLTDQHRSICDQLMAEESISVELERGSWWACLEGDRSRWSLRGICRGDGVQARGLEVCWPDPAAQAIAEAMRTVWDSSKD; encoded by the coding sequence ATGATTCAACAGGAGGGCCCGGGCTGGAGATTGTCTAGGGACCCGACCCGCTCAGTGTTTTCCGTCCTCATTGGTGGAGAACACTGGGCTCTCGAACTCAAGGAGAGTGAGGCCTGCGAGCTGGCTTCACTCATCACTGATCTGACAGATCAACATCGCTCTATTTGCGATCAGCTCATGGCGGAGGAATCCATCAGCGTGGAATTGGAGCGTGGCAGTTGGTGGGCTTGCCTTGAAGGTGATCGTTCGCGCTGGTCGCTTCGGGGTATCTGCCGCGGTGATGGTGTTCAGGCTCGTGGCCTGGAAGTCTGCTGGCCTGACCCTGCTGCGCAGGCCATCGCCGAGGCGATGAGAACGGTGTGGGACAGCAGTAAAGATTAG
- a CDS encoding DNA-directed RNA polymerase subunit omega, with protein MLSAGVDHQDLAKRGESLIRQSSNRYLTTVRIAFRAKQRRFDDFDGLLEESSVKPVQRAIVELSDEQDQPDLLPG; from the coding sequence ATGCTCTCTGCCGGAGTCGATCATCAGGATCTCGCCAAGCGCGGTGAAAGCCTGATCCGTCAGTCCAGCAATCGTTATCTGACCACTGTTCGGATTGCTTTCCGTGCCAAGCAGCGTCGCTTCGACGATTTCGATGGTCTGCTTGAAGAGTCCAGCGTGAAGCCTGTGCAACGCGCCATCGTTGAACTGAGTGACGAACAGGATCAGCCTGATCTCCTTCCTGGATGA
- a CDS encoding Hsp70 family protein, with protein sequence MAVVQPLAAEQNLQVSDASYNVGTLAIDLGSTTTVVAFQSAERSEIDLLDLPAITRETGAIPSLIWAEDAVSGPALVGLEVLENGLHERDAPQLHRDFKRWIGMASDPQSAERRLSPEQAGARLLTEIWKRMPPELSIERLVLTAPVDQGSGYRDWLLKACEPMQVAEIALVDEPTAAALGAGLEAGSKLLVVDLGGGTLDLSLVALEGGEGRAAPVAQLLRFRGQDLTNSRQTLRQAKVLGKAGINLGGRDLDRWILDELCPEGLPEEGNGLMALLNAAERLKCRLSDPNILNRESLTETANSPDLDAPSKLSMDRHKFSRLLQDRGLFDALEGLLNKTLRDAELNGCPAENLDGVVVVGGGAHLPQLRDWLTEKLAPTPLLTPPPMEAVACGALSLTPGVRMQDLLQRGISLRCWNQRSNTHHWHPLFLPGQPWPSSKPLELILSASGPDQQSLELVLGESRGETRHEVVMINGLPKVIEKTDGWDDVTRRPDTACELPLNPPGQPGEDCLKLRFHLNDQAELILEGEDLRTGESLDPRPLGTVR encoded by the coding sequence ATAGCGGTGGTTCAGCCCCTCGCTGCCGAACAAAACCTTCAGGTTTCCGACGCGTCTTACAACGTCGGCACCCTGGCGATCGACCTAGGAAGCACCACCACGGTGGTGGCGTTTCAGTCTGCTGAGCGATCTGAAATAGATCTGCTCGATCTACCTGCCATTACCCGAGAAACGGGAGCGATCCCATCGCTGATCTGGGCGGAGGATGCGGTCTCAGGTCCTGCGCTGGTCGGGCTTGAGGTGCTGGAAAACGGCCTGCATGAACGCGATGCCCCTCAGCTCCACCGCGACTTCAAGCGTTGGATCGGCATGGCATCAGATCCGCAGAGTGCCGAGAGACGGCTCAGCCCGGAACAGGCTGGCGCGCGGCTTCTGACTGAAATCTGGAAGCGGATGCCCCCTGAACTCAGCATCGAACGCCTGGTGCTGACAGCCCCCGTGGATCAGGGCTCCGGCTATCGCGACTGGCTTCTCAAAGCCTGCGAACCGATGCAGGTTGCAGAGATCGCCCTGGTGGACGAGCCAACGGCAGCTGCACTCGGCGCTGGCCTGGAAGCTGGATCCAAGCTTTTAGTAGTCGATCTCGGTGGAGGAACTCTGGATCTTTCCCTGGTCGCTCTCGAGGGAGGTGAAGGTCGTGCTGCCCCAGTGGCACAGCTCCTGCGCTTCCGCGGCCAGGACCTCACCAACAGCCGTCAGACACTTCGTCAGGCCAAAGTGCTCGGCAAAGCTGGCATCAACCTGGGTGGCAGGGATCTTGATCGCTGGATTCTCGACGAACTCTGTCCAGAGGGCCTGCCGGAAGAAGGCAATGGTCTGATGGCTCTGCTGAATGCGGCGGAACGCCTCAAATGTCGCCTTAGCGATCCCAATATCCTCAATCGGGAGAGCCTTACAGAAACAGCCAATAGCCCTGATCTTGACGCGCCGAGCAAGCTCTCGATGGATCGACACAAGTTCAGTCGACTGCTCCAGGACCGAGGGCTGTTTGACGCCCTTGAAGGACTGCTTAACAAGACCTTGCGTGATGCGGAACTCAACGGCTGTCCTGCCGAAAATCTCGATGGTGTCGTTGTGGTCGGAGGGGGCGCCCATCTTCCCCAGTTGCGCGATTGGCTCACCGAGAAGCTTGCGCCCACACCACTGCTGACACCGCCGCCAATGGAGGCGGTGGCCTGCGGCGCCTTGAGCCTCACTCCAGGAGTTCGCATGCAGGACCTGCTGCAGCGGGGAATTTCACTGCGCTGCTGGAACCAACGCAGCAACACCCATCACTGGCATCCCCTGTTCCTGCCGGGTCAGCCCTGGCCCTCCAGCAAGCCGTTGGAATTGATCTTGAGCGCCAGTGGTCCAGACCAGCAATCACTTGAGCTGGTGCTTGGAGAATCCAGGGGAGAGACGAGACATGAAGTAGTGATGATCAATGGACTGCCCAAGGTCATTGAAAAAACCGATGGATGGGATGACGTCACAAGGCGGCCAGACACCGCCTGTGAGCTCCCCCTGAACCCTCCTGGACAACCTGGAGAAGATTGCTTGAAACTTCGTTTCCATCTCAATGATCAGGCGGAACTGATCCTGGAGGGAGAGGATTTGCGGACCGGAGAAAGCCTGGACCCGAGACCACTCGGGACCGTGCGGTGA
- the pyrR gene encoding bifunctional pyr operon transcriptional regulator/uracil phosphoribosyltransferase PyrR, producing the protein MVTSGNSERIEILSAEDVGRTLSRLASQVLECVGEVEQLLLLGIPTRGVQLSAVLARFLQEQSGKAIAQGTLDPTFHRDDLERVAMRPVQATELPVSVEGRDVLLVDDVIFTGRTVRAALEAIQAWGRPRRVMLLVMVDRGHRELPIQPDFCGRSVPTRRTETIELRLLDIDGEEGVFLRSVQAEN; encoded by the coding sequence ATGGTGACGTCTGGGAACAGTGAGCGGATCGAGATCCTTTCAGCCGAGGACGTCGGCAGAACTCTGTCGCGCCTGGCTTCCCAGGTTCTTGAATGCGTGGGAGAGGTCGAGCAGTTGCTGCTGTTGGGAATTCCCACCCGTGGCGTTCAGTTGTCAGCAGTGCTGGCGCGATTCCTTCAAGAGCAGAGCGGTAAGGCGATTGCCCAGGGCACGCTCGATCCGACCTTCCATCGCGATGATCTCGAGCGAGTGGCCATGAGGCCTGTGCAGGCGACTGAGCTGCCGGTGAGTGTCGAAGGTCGTGATGTGTTGTTGGTTGATGACGTGATTTTTACCGGCCGAACCGTGCGTGCTGCGCTGGAAGCGATCCAGGCCTGGGGACGGCCCCGCAGGGTGATGCTGCTGGTGATGGTGGACCGCGGCCATCGGGAGCTGCCGATTCAGCCTGATTTCTGCGGTCGATCCGTTCCCACGCGGCGGACCGAAACCATCGAGCTCAGGCTGCTGGATATTGATGGGGAAGAAGGCGTTTTTCTGAGGAGTGTTCAGGCGGAGAACTGA
- the gpmI gene encoding 2,3-bisphosphoglycerate-independent phosphoglycerate mutase, with protein sequence MNVADRHTGRPSRERSIAPVVLAILDGWGERSDTDHNAIRAASTPVMDALRHAYPQTLIQASGSHVGLPDGQMGNSEVGHLTIGAGRIIRQELVRIGDTVRDNQLRAVPKLRELAERLRASNGTLHLLGLCSDGGVHSHVDHLCGLLRWAADEGLKHVAIHAITDGRDTPTQSAPAYLKQVEEAIQASGVGEVASLCGRYWAMDRDRRWERTARAHELLTSPDVPVSQMSAAEALQASYDSGITDEFVEPTRLQATHLNDGDALLMFNFRPDRARQIIQCLARTDFSDFERPHQPRLDVVTFTQYEAGLPVEVAFPPESLDDLLGQVVASRGLRQYRTAETEKYPHVTYFMNGGVEQPLEGEDRHLVPSPRVATYDQAPAMNAETLTVSCIEAIEKGIYSLVVINYANPDMVGHTGVMEAATEAIQTVDHCIGRLLDAVGRMGGTMIITADHGNAERMQGDDGQAWTAHTTNPVPLILVEGERRKLRGMGNAIRLRDNGGLADIAPTLLQLLDLEKPDAMTGSTLIEPIETPVPSTALLPQPV encoded by the coding sequence GTGAACGTTGCCGATCGCCATACAGGACGACCAAGCAGGGAGCGATCCATTGCTCCCGTTGTTCTGGCGATCCTGGACGGGTGGGGCGAACGCAGCGACACGGACCACAACGCCATCCGAGCTGCCAGCACTCCTGTGATGGATGCGCTGCGTCACGCCTATCCCCAGACACTGATCCAGGCGAGCGGCTCCCATGTGGGATTACCTGATGGACAAATGGGTAATTCCGAAGTCGGGCACCTCACCATCGGCGCGGGCAGGATCATCCGCCAGGAACTCGTGCGGATCGGCGACACGGTTCGCGACAACCAGTTGCGTGCTGTTCCGAAACTGCGTGAACTGGCCGAACGCCTGCGTGCAAGCAACGGCACGCTTCACCTGCTGGGCCTCTGCTCGGACGGTGGTGTGCACAGCCATGTGGATCACCTCTGTGGACTCCTGCGATGGGCAGCCGACGAAGGCCTGAAACATGTGGCGATCCATGCGATCACCGACGGACGTGACACCCCCACTCAGAGTGCTCCGGCTTATCTGAAACAAGTCGAGGAGGCCATTCAGGCCAGTGGAGTGGGTGAAGTCGCCAGCCTCTGCGGTCGCTACTGGGCCATGGACCGCGATCGCCGCTGGGAACGCACAGCCCGCGCGCATGAACTGCTCACCTCTCCTGACGTTCCGGTGAGCCAGATGTCAGCCGCTGAGGCACTGCAGGCCAGTTACGACAGCGGCATCACCGATGAGTTCGTGGAACCTACGCGTTTACAGGCAACCCATCTCAACGATGGCGATGCCTTACTGATGTTCAACTTCAGACCTGACAGAGCTCGTCAGATCATTCAGTGCCTGGCCAGAACGGATTTCTCTGATTTTGAGCGCCCTCATCAGCCTCGGCTGGATGTGGTCACGTTCACGCAGTACGAGGCTGGCCTCCCCGTGGAGGTTGCATTCCCACCCGAGTCCCTGGATGACCTGCTGGGCCAGGTGGTGGCATCACGAGGACTGCGCCAATACAGAACAGCAGAGACCGAAAAATACCCCCACGTCACCTACTTCATGAATGGTGGTGTTGAGCAGCCTCTCGAGGGGGAAGACCGCCATCTGGTGCCCTCTCCGCGGGTGGCCACCTATGACCAGGCCCCTGCCATGAACGCTGAAACCCTCACCGTGAGCTGCATTGAAGCCATCGAGAAGGGGATTTATTCCCTGGTGGTGATCAATTACGCCAATCCAGACATGGTTGGACACACCGGCGTGATGGAAGCCGCAACTGAGGCGATTCAAACGGTTGACCATTGCATCGGACGGTTGCTCGATGCCGTGGGACGCATGGGAGGAACGATGATCATCACTGCAGACCATGGCAACGCCGAGCGAATGCAAGGCGATGACGGTCAAGCCTGGACGGCCCACACCACCAATCCTGTGCCGTTAATCCTCGTGGAGGGAGAACGCAGAAAACTGCGCGGCATGGGCAATGCAATCCGCCTGCGGGATAACGGCGGGCTGGCTGACATCGCACCCACTCTTCTGCAGCTGCTCGATCTCGAGAAACCCGATGCCATGACCGGCAGCACCCTGATCGAACCAATCGAGACACCTGTGCCCTCCACCGCTCTCCTGCCACAACCGGTCTGA
- the secG gene encoding preprotein translocase subunit SecG: MITTVLSWIWIGSGLLLILFVLLHSPKGDGMGGLAASGSTSFTSASSAEATLNRITWTTLAIFLTLAVILSAGWLN, translated from the coding sequence ATGATTACCACCGTTCTTTCCTGGATCTGGATCGGCAGCGGCCTTTTGCTGATCCTGTTTGTGCTGCTGCACAGCCCCAAGGGTGATGGCATGGGTGGGCTCGCCGCCAGTGGTAGTACGTCGTTTACCAGTGCCAGCAGCGCTGAAGCGACTCTCAACCGCATCACCTGGACCACCCTGGCCATCTTTCTGACGCTGGCTGTGATCCTGAGTGCCGGCTGGCTGAACTAA
- a CDS encoding ammonium transporter, with product MIALLVVPAFQLLSSALLPAYAGDASLSAADNTLILTSAALVLLMTPGLAFFYGGFVQARNVLNTMAMSFVMMGIATLVWVSFGFSLAFSDGGALNAVIGNPFSFAMLENVPDIWPGLAIPGLSFALFQGMFAIITPALISGALVERISFRFWCVFTPVWLLVVYAPLAHMVWGGGCLGKDLDFAGGTVVHISSGVSALLLAGLVGWRKQWPNSVRPPHDVTQILLGTGLLWFGWFGFNGGSQLSVSGAELPFTTTHISAATGLVAWSLIETWRDGKPTAVGMATGAVAGLVGITPAAGFVTPGAGMAIGAITGLLCYCSVQLKVSLRFDDSLDTFAVHGVGGTVGAILTGVFASTELIATHPAAQVFAEKGRVGLIVDQFQVVLVAYGLAALGTLLIAGVLRGLGLPFLVTEEAENLGVDVREHGEEAYPERIGSPQFH from the coding sequence TTGATCGCCCTTTTGGTGGTTCCAGCATTTCAGCTGCTGAGTTCTGCCCTGCTGCCTGCGTACGCAGGTGATGCCTCACTTTCGGCTGCCGACAACACTCTGATCCTCACCTCGGCGGCACTTGTGCTGCTGATGACTCCTGGATTGGCGTTTTTCTACGGAGGATTCGTTCAAGCTCGCAATGTGCTCAACACGATGGCGATGAGCTTCGTGATGATGGGCATCGCCACGCTGGTGTGGGTCAGCTTCGGATTCAGTCTTGCCTTCTCCGACGGCGGAGCTCTGAATGCCGTCATTGGCAATCCCTTCTCCTTCGCCATGTTGGAGAACGTCCCTGATATTTGGCCTGGCCTGGCGATACCTGGCCTCAGCTTCGCTCTCTTTCAGGGCATGTTCGCGATCATCACTCCGGCTCTGATTTCAGGGGCCTTGGTGGAGAGGATCAGTTTTCGCTTCTGGTGCGTCTTCACCCCCGTGTGGCTCCTGGTGGTGTATGCCCCTCTTGCTCATATGGTCTGGGGAGGTGGTTGCCTTGGGAAAGACCTTGATTTCGCTGGAGGCACGGTGGTGCATATCAGCTCTGGTGTTTCTGCTCTCTTGCTTGCTGGCCTTGTTGGCTGGCGCAAGCAGTGGCCCAATTCGGTGCGCCCACCTCACGATGTGACTCAGATCTTGCTCGGCACTGGTCTGCTCTGGTTTGGCTGGTTCGGTTTCAACGGCGGTAGTCAGCTGAGTGTCAGTGGTGCGGAACTCCCCTTCACTACGACGCATATCTCTGCAGCAACTGGCTTGGTTGCTTGGTCATTGATCGAAACATGGCGTGATGGCAAGCCCACTGCTGTCGGTATGGCGACCGGGGCTGTGGCCGGTCTGGTGGGCATCACCCCAGCAGCTGGGTTTGTCACGCCGGGGGCTGGGATGGCGATCGGTGCGATCACTGGTCTGCTTTGTTATTGCTCTGTGCAGCTCAAGGTTTCGCTGCGTTTTGATGATTCCCTCGACACCTTTGCCGTCCACGGTGTCGGTGGCACAGTCGGCGCGATTCTGACCGGTGTCTTCGCTAGCACTGAGCTGATCGCCACTCACCCCGCAGCCCAGGTTTTTGCTGAGAAGGGCAGAGTTGGCTTGATTGTTGATCAGTTTCAGGTTGTGCTTGTGGCCTATGGGTTGGCGGCCCTTGGGACACTGCTGATCGCAGGAGTCTTACGAGGTCTTGGCCTTCCGTTCCTAGTGACGGAAGAGGCTGAAAACCTTGGCGTTGATGTGCGTGAGCACGGTGAAGAGGCCTATCCGGAAAGGATTGGTTCTCCCCAGTTTCATTAA